A window of Streptomyces armeniacus contains these coding sequences:
- a CDS encoding cytochrome P450 has protein sequence MVREAPDILSPEFAADPYPSYAALRESFPLLWHEATGSYLISRYADVQRAFRDEVFTTRNYEWQLEPVHGRTLVQMSGREHAVRRALVAPAFRGRMLEEKFLPVIEENARELIAPITAARTGTAELVQDFATHFPINVIVDMLGLDKAEHPRFHAWYTAIVAYFGNLAQDPEVTAAGHRTRDELAAYMIPVIQDRRRHPGDDLLSVLCTAEIDGTRMSDEDIKAFISILFAAGGETTDKAISGLVGNLLAHPEQLAAVRADRGLIAQALAETLRFTPPVQMIMRETAEDVELSGGVIPAGSTVNCLIGAANRDVDRFADPDRFDIFRTDLPTRSAFTAAADHLAFALGRHFCVGALLAKTEVEVGVNQLLDAMPGLALREDCVLAQEGVFTRGLTSLPVRFTPAAG, from the coding sequence ATGGTCCGTGAAGCGCCCGACATCCTCTCCCCGGAGTTCGCCGCCGATCCGTACCCCTCGTACGCCGCGCTGCGGGAGTCGTTCCCGCTGCTCTGGCACGAGGCGACGGGCAGCTACCTCATCTCCCGCTACGCGGATGTCCAACGCGCCTTCCGCGACGAGGTGTTCACCACCCGGAACTACGAGTGGCAGCTGGAGCCCGTGCACGGGCGCACCCTGGTGCAGATGAGCGGCCGGGAGCACGCCGTACGGAGGGCGCTGGTGGCGCCCGCGTTCCGGGGGCGGATGCTGGAGGAGAAGTTCCTCCCGGTGATCGAGGAGAACGCGCGCGAGCTGATCGCGCCGATCACCGCGGCCCGTACGGGCACGGCCGAACTGGTGCAGGACTTCGCCACGCACTTCCCGATCAACGTGATCGTGGACATGCTCGGCCTGGACAAGGCCGAGCACCCCCGGTTCCACGCCTGGTACACGGCGATCGTCGCCTACTTCGGCAACCTCGCCCAGGACCCCGAGGTCACCGCGGCCGGCCACCGTACGAGGGACGAGCTCGCGGCGTACATGATCCCCGTCATCCAGGACCGCCGCCGGCACCCCGGCGACGACCTGCTCTCCGTCCTCTGCACCGCCGAGATCGACGGGACGCGGATGAGCGACGAGGACATCAAGGCGTTCATCAGCATCCTGTTCGCGGCCGGCGGCGAGACCACGGACAAGGCGATCTCGGGCCTCGTCGGGAACCTGCTGGCGCACCCGGAGCAGCTGGCGGCCGTACGGGCGGACCGCGGGCTGATCGCGCAGGCGCTGGCCGAGACGCTGCGCTTCACGCCGCCGGTCCAGATGATCATGCGGGAGACCGCCGAGGACGTCGAGCTGTCCGGCGGCGTGATCCCGGCGGGCTCGACCGTCAACTGCCTGATCGGGGCGGCCAACCGGGACGTCGACCGCTTCGCGGACCCGGACCGGTTCGACATCTTCCGTACGGATCTGCCGACCCGTTCGGCGTTCACCGCGGCGGCCGACCACCTGGCGTTCGCGCTGGGGCGGCACTTCTGCGTGGGCGCGCTGCTGGCCAAGACGGAGGTCGAGGTCGGGGTCAACCAGCTGCTGGACGCCATGCCGGGGCTGGCCCTGCGGGAGGACTGCGTGCTGGCGCAGGAGGGCGTGTTCACGCGCGGGCTGACGTCGCTGCCGGTGCGCTTCACGCCTGCGGCGGGCTAG
- a CDS encoding dihydrofolate reductase family protein, whose protein sequence is MRKLTYCVGSTIDGFIAAPDGGDPTGPGGFWPIAEDYVAHLSATYPEILPAPARAALGVTAEGTRFDTVLEGRRSYQVGLDMGVTDAYPHLRHLVFSRTLAESPDPAVELVGGDPVARVRELKEEDGKGIWLLGGGGLAASLYGEIDELIVKLAPVTVGSGTPLFGASAAFEPAAYALAECVPMETGGVFLTYTRKRGS, encoded by the coding sequence ATGCGAAAGCTCACCTACTGCGTCGGAAGCACCATCGACGGTTTCATCGCCGCACCGGACGGTGGCGACCCCACCGGCCCCGGCGGCTTCTGGCCCATCGCCGAGGACTACGTCGCGCATCTGTCCGCCACGTACCCGGAGATCCTTCCGGCCCCCGCGCGCGCGGCGCTCGGTGTCACCGCGGAGGGCACGCGTTTCGACACGGTTCTGGAGGGCCGCCGCAGCTACCAGGTCGGGCTGGACATGGGGGTCACCGACGCGTATCCGCATCTGCGGCACCTGGTGTTCTCACGGACGCTGGCCGAGAGCCCCGACCCGGCGGTGGAGCTGGTCGGCGGCGATCCCGTGGCGCGGGTACGGGAGTTGAAGGAGGAGGACGGCAAGGGGATCTGGCTGCTGGGCGGCGGCGGGCTGGCCGCCTCGCTGTACGGGGAGATCGACGAGCTGATCGTCAAGCTGGCGCCGGTCACCGTCGGTTCCGGGACGCCGCTGTTCGGGGCGTCGGCAGCGTTCGAGCCGGCGGCGTACGCGCTGGCCGAGTGCGTGCCCATGGAGACCGGCGGGGTGTTCCTCACGTACACCAGGAAGCGGGGGAGTTGA
- a CDS encoding TetR/AcrR family transcriptional regulator, with amino-acid sequence MRQNPARRTALLDAAIEVLAREGSRGLTLRAVDAEAGVPTGTASNYFANRAELLRQITDRTHERLTPDPDALAATMRAPAGRELVVTLLEQLLERMRADRSSHLAMLELRLEATRRPELRTDLTRSFATTLENNISWHLDSGLPGDRTTVLLLYLGMLGMIVDDLTVPDLLATHDHHALIESLVARTLPGGGGA; translated from the coding sequence ATGCGGCAGAACCCGGCCCGGCGCACCGCACTGCTCGACGCCGCCATCGAAGTCCTCGCCCGCGAAGGCTCACGCGGCCTGACCCTGCGCGCCGTGGACGCCGAGGCGGGCGTCCCCACCGGCACGGCGTCCAACTACTTCGCCAACCGCGCCGAGTTGCTCCGCCAGATCACCGACCGCACCCACGAGCGCCTCACCCCCGACCCGGACGCCCTCGCCGCCACCATGCGGGCGCCCGCCGGCCGCGAACTGGTCGTCACCCTGCTGGAACAGCTCCTCGAGCGCATGCGCGCCGACCGCAGCAGCCACCTCGCCATGCTGGAACTCCGACTGGAGGCCACCCGTCGCCCGGAACTGCGCACGGACCTGACCCGCTCGTTCGCCACCACGCTGGAGAACAACATCAGCTGGCACCTCGACTCCGGCCTGCCCGGCGACCGCACCACGGTGCTGCTGCTCTACCTCGGCATGCTCGGCATGATCGTCGACGACCTCACGGTCCCGGACCTCCTCGCCACACACGACCACCACGCCCTGATCGAGTCCCTGGTCGCCCGCACGCTTCCGGGGGGTGGCGGCGCGTAG